In Electrophorus electricus isolate fEleEle1 chromosome 12, fEleEle1.pri, whole genome shotgun sequence, a single window of DNA contains:
- the zgc:153681 gene encoding LOW QUALITY PROTEIN: nuclear RNA export factor 1 (The sequence of the model RefSeq protein was modified relative to this genomic sequence to represent the inferred CDS: deleted 1 base in 1 codon; substituted 1 base at 1 genomic stop codon), with protein sequence MADDSRYYNEHDDRVGSPHFCHRKGRGPFRGRVHNEPVRQRHRGFPAGGFGPGPPSRFEDDCDVDMTGGQDGPSHRRFNPYGRPTRRGEGRFDLDRRGGGFWGCRSTGGSGVFGDAGRLGGGVSSDKSKTWYKITIPYGRKYDKKWLLTALQNLCPIPIIPMHYATEGQKVQFYLEDATAASALCKITRRITDREGYKVVVWMNACSPPSFLQSDLKDQDLVHLKQCMSKRFDRSEQFLDLNSIRTDPELVSQNIEVILSRKSCMQAVVKIIEENIPELVSLNLSNNRLYKLDDLADLVNKAPIXALNLSHNELKSERELDKVKGFKLAELWLDRNPLCDHFKDKPTYISAIRERFPRLLRLDGHNLPATIGFDVETRTAIPMCKGSYFGSEEIKEFIVRFLQQYYSVYDSGDRQPLLDAYHDGACFSLSLPVTMHIPSRSSLGDYNKDNRNIKKVKDPGTRFRLLKHTRLNVVAFLNELPKTQHDTASFTVDVNTYTQTLLAFTVSGVFKEVDGKSRDSVHAFFRVFIAVPAMNSGLCLVNDELFVRNAAPEEIRRAFAAPGPTPSSSPVPTLSASQQEMLSAFSQKSQMNLEWSQKCLQHSEWNFNRAVQTFTELKDQGSIPEVAFIK encoded by the exons ATGGCGGACGATAGCCGCTACTACAATG AGCATGAT GACCGCGTGGGCAGCCCTCATTTCTGTCATCGTAAGGGCCGTGGGCCCTTCAGAGGACGCGTGCACAATGAGCCAGTACGTCAGAGGCACAGAGGCTTTCCTGCGGGAGGCTTTGGTCCTGGTCCCCCAAGCCGGTTTGAGGATGACTGTGATGTGGACATGACTGGTGGCCAAGATGGGCCATCCCATCGGAGATT CAACCCCTATGGACGGCCCACCCGAAGAGGAGAAGGCCGATTTGATCTAGACAGAAGAGGAGGGGGCTTTTGGGGCTGCAGGTCTACAGGAGGCAGTGGAGTATTTGGGGATGCAGGAAGACTTGGAGGTGGAGTGAGTTCAGACAAATCCAAAACATGGTACAAAATAACG ATACCCTATGGCAGGAAATATGACAAGAAATGGCTGCTGACTGCATTACAAAATCTTTGCCCCATACCTATTATTCCAATGCAT tatgCCACAGAGGGCCAGAAAGTGCAGTTCTACTTGGAGGATGCCACAGCCGCCAGCGCCCTGTGCAAAATCACACGTAGGATCACAGACCGTGAAGGATATAAG gTGGTTGTGTGGATGAATGCCTGTTCCCCTCCTTCCTTTCTCCAGAGTGACCTGAAAGACCAGGATTTAGTACACTTAAAG CAATGCATGTCCAAACGTTTTGATCGTTCTGAGCAATTTCTCGATTTGAACAGCATTCGCACTGATCCAG AGTTGGTGTCTCAGAACATTGAGGTTATTTTGAGCAGGAAAAGCTGCATGCAGGCTGTGGTAAAGATCATTGAGGAGAATATTCCAGAG CTGGTGAGTCTGAATCTAAGCAATAACAGACTATACAAGTTGGACGACCTTGCTGATTTGGTGAACAAAGCCCCAATCTAAGCGCTCAACCTGTCCCATAATGAG CTGAAGTCAGAGCGGGAGCTGGACAAGGTGAAGGGCTTCAAGCTGGCAGAGCTGTGGCTGGATCGCAACCCTCTGTGTGATCACTTCAAGGACAAGCCCACGTACATTAG CGCTATTCGGGAACGATTCCCCAGGCTCCTCCGACTG GATGGCCATAATCTTCCGGCAACGATAGGTTTTGATGTTGAAACTCGCACTGCAATTCCTATGTGCAAG GGCAGCTATTTTGGTTCCGAGGAAATCAAGGAATTCATTGTGCGCTTCCTGCAGCA ATACTACAGTGTTTATGACTCGGGAGACAGACAGCCTCTACTGGACGCCTATCACGATGGggcctgcttttctctcagtctGCCTGTCACCATGCACATCCCTTCCAG GTCTAGTTTGGGAGACTATAATAAAGACAATCGCAACATTAAGAAAGTCAAAGACCCTG GCACAAGGTTCCGCTTGTTGAAGCACACACGACTAAATGTAGTCGCCTTTCTCAATGAGCTCCCCAAGACCCAGCATGACACAGCCTCTTTCACTGTAGATGTAAACACATACACG CAAACATTACTGGCATTTACAGTAAGTGGGGTATTTAAGGAAG TTGATGGCAAGTCCAGAGACTCTGTTCATGCATTCTTTCGGGTCTTCATTGCAGTTCCAGCCATGAATTCTGG GTTGTGTTTAGTCAATGATGAGCTATTTGTGAGGAATGCTGCCCCTGAGGAGATCCGCCGTGCGTTTGCTGCACCAGGCCCCACACCCTCCAGCAGCCCTGTCCCCACACTTTCTGCGTCCCAGCAGGAGATGCTCTCAGCGTTCTCCCAGAAATCTCAGATGAATCTCGAATGGTCCCAGAA GTGTCTACAGCATAGTGAATGGAACTTCAACCGAGCTGTTCAAACCTTCACAGAACTTAAG GATCAGGGCTCCATACCAGAAGTCGCTTTCATAAAGTGA
- the si:ch73-22a13.3 gene encoding inositol-trisphosphate 3-kinase B yields MSVYKHDEGKAGRSSQVENEESVRNLLRGEGNQQDEFALESADPAHMGNPYMRKALLSGRRSKPKLVSAQAVLFSRLEPEFIQEEPAGTVAHALETPQDTELKVKRDSIPRAAETNIASDGKPTDNEGVTQNMKERNTTRSLIETGEVSRKSLWLAGHRERWRGKRREKLGGSVENIAEDVMTTEKEMSRVIRMRHPRKHYESTKKQDEEYEREGGERQAEQGRVEGEADTRRVATHRIFSRVLAHSFVSSSSSSSSSFNCSSAESDDVFSEGEETVRKNDMRRCRSWRMFLTMMQWSKRRQSSWVQLAGHKGNIQQGEGGKVLKKFNVVEDTCLQALMSDPLHLFVPRYYGNISRNGERYIRLEDLLSGLRKPAIMDCKMGIRTYQEEEIIKAKTKGSLRSDMYQKMENVDPTAPTAEEQAQRGVTKLRYMQWRDSTSSTSTLGLRIEGIMMENGTVLREFNKTRTKAQVTETLLFFTKRQVHILKAYVSRLEALRETLKESSFFNTHEIIGSSLLFLHDQTCKANIWMIDFGKTIPAPENVYLKHDVPWVEGNREDGYLTGLTSLISLLHAAIREAAAQSLENHHPDHRETDTLMKPLPGENESTPHLVKKTKEINHLS; encoded by the exons ATGTCAGTGTATAAACATGATGAAGGCAAAGCAGGAAGATCCAGTCAGGTGGAGAAtgaagagagtgtgagaaaccTGTTAAGAGGAGAGGGAAACCAACAAGATGAATTTGCTCTCGAGTCTGCTGACCCTGCACATATGGGGAATCCTTACATGAGGAAAGCACTGCTAAGTGGTCGAAGGTCGAAACCCAAACTGGTGTCTGCTCAGGCTGTGCTCTTTTCCAGACTAGAACCAGAGTTCATTCAGGAGGAACCAGCTGGTACTGTAGCACATGCACTGGAAACTCCTCAGGACACAGAACTGAAGGTGAAACGAGACAGTATACCACGCGCCGCTGAAACCAACATCGCTAGTGATGGAAAACCCACGGACAACGAGGGAGTGacacaaaacatgaaagagagaaacactaCCAGATCATTAATTGAGACTGGTGAAGTGTCTAGAAAGAGCTTGTGGTTAGCCGGACACAGGGAGCGATGGAGGGGGAAAAGGCGTGAGAAGCTGGGAGGGAGTGTGGAGAACATCGCAGAGGACGTCATGACCACTGAGAAAGAAATGAGCCGAGTCATCCGAATGAGACATCCGCGAAAACATTATGAATCTACCAAGAAGCAAGATGAAGAATatgaaagggagggaggagaaagacaggcagAACAAGGGAGAGTGGAAGGAGAAGCCGACACCCGAAGAGTGGCCACACACCGTATATTCTCAAGGGTCCTTGCTCACTCCTTCgtctcatcttcctcctcttcatcttcatccttTAACTGCTCCTCTGCAGAGAGTGATGACGTCttcagtgagggagaggagacagtcAGGAAGAATGACATGAGGAGG TGTCGATCCTGGAGAATGTTCCTCACCATGATGCAGTGGTCAAAGCGAAGGCAGAGTTCCTGGGTTCAGCTGGCTGGACACAAAG gtaatatCCAACAGGGTGAAGGTGGGAAGGTGCTTAAGAAGTTCAATGTGGTGGAGGACACCTGTCTGCAGGCACTCATGTCTGATCCCCTTCACCTGTTTGTGCCTCGTTACTATGGGAACATTAGCAGAAATGGAGAGCGTTACATACGACTCGAGGATCTGCTTAGTGGCCTCAGGAAGCCTGCCATCATGGACTGCAAAATGGGCATCCG AACTTACCAGGAGGAGGAAATCATTAAAGCCAAGACCAAGGGTAGTCTGCGGTCCGATATGTATCAGAAGATGGAGAACGTGGACCCCACAGCTCCTACAGCAGaggaacaggcacagagaggCGTGACAAAGCTGCGCTACATGCAGTGGAGAGACAGTACAAGTAGTACCTCAACACTAGGGCTCCGCATAGAGGGGATAATG ATGGAGAATGGGACTGTATTACGAGAGTTCAATAAAACACGAACCAAAGCACAAGTTACTGAAACTCTGTTGTTTTTTACCAAGAGGCAGGTACACATTCTA AAGGCCTATGTGTCCAGATTAGAGGCACTAAGAGAGACATTAAAGGAATCATCATTTTTCAACACCCATGAG ATAATAGGAagctctctccttttccttcaTGATCAAACATGCAAGGCCAACATATGGATGATTGACTTTGGGAAGACCATACCAGCACCTGAAAATGTTTATCTGAAGCATGATGTGCCATGGGTTGAGGGGAACCGGGAAGATGGCTACCTCACTGGACTGACATCACTCATCTCACTGCTGCATGCAGCCATTAGGGAAGCAGCAGCTCAGAGCCTAGAGAACCATCACCCagaccacagagagactgatACTCTTATGAAACCTTTGCCTGGGGAAAATGAGTCAACACCACACTTGGtaaagaaaaccaaagaaaTCAACCATCTTAGCTGA
- the bscl2l gene encoding LOW QUALITY PROTEIN: BSCL2 lipid droplet biogenesis associated, seipin, like (The sequence of the model RefSeq protein was modified relative to this genomic sequence to represent the inferred CDS: deleted 3 bases in 2 codons), with amino-acid sequence MDFFLHIQEVTAVLFLRLRRRFLQTAFLLCMIVLLFLWPSFLYGSFYYSFIPTANFITPVHFYYRTDCPHAQHSLCSLPMANFSLLGNSNKKQVMTYGQPYQITLELEMPESPANEQLGMFLVKMSCYSYNSQIIDSSARSTMIHYRSSLLQSLGTLTLFPLLLMGATEQKQRVLVELYSSYINNSYKPTIGAIIEIYSQQVQIYKADLYIHARFTGIGYILYHFPLTSAVVGVISNFIFLCMLILISYPNITLDCHPNPQVVNWNKIRLKSARAKHQYERTTQTEDHSAATKTYLQDASVIGSGDIMNSSSGHMEESILHTQMEEDMNMEHESSHRLC; translated from the exons ATGGACTTCTTCCTCCACATCCAAGAAGTAACAGctgtgctgtttctgaggcTCAGGCGGAGGTTCCTTCAGACTGCCTTTCTCTTGTGCATGATTGTGCTTCTTTTTCTG TGGCCCTCTTTTCTCTATGGCAGTTTCTACTACTCTTTCATACCAACTGCA AACTTCATTACTCCTGTGCACTTCTATTACAG AACAGACTGTCCGCATGCCCAGCACTCGCTCTGCTCCCTTCCCATGGCAAACTTCTCACTCCTCGGGAACAGCAATAAGAAACAG GTGATGACCTATGGCCAGCCCTACCAGATCACACTGGAGCTAGAAATGCCAGAGTCTCCAGCCAATGAGCAGCTAGGAATGTTCCTGGTGAAGATGTCCTGCTACTCCTATAATAGCCAGATTATCGATTCTTCTGCCCGCTCT ACTATGATTCACTATCGCTCCAGCCTGCTACAGTCTCTGGGGACCCTTACACTTTTTCCTTTGCTGTTGATGGGTGCTACTGAGCAGAAGCAGCGTGTCCTGGTGGAGCTCTATTCCTCATATATCAACAACTCA tatAAACCCACTATTGGAGCCATTATAGAAATCTACTCTCAACAGGTTCAAATCTACAAAGCCGATCTCTACATTCATGCTCGCTTCACAGGcatcgg GTACATCCTCTATCACTTCCCCCTGACTTCAGCTGTTGTGGGTGTAATAAGTAActtcatcttcctctgcatGCTCATCCTCATCAGCTATCCGAACATCACCCTGGACTGCCACCCAAATCCACAA GTTGTAAATTGGAATAAAATAAGGCTGAAGAGTGCAAGAGCCAAACATCAGTATGAGAGAACCACACAAACTGAGGACCACAGTGCAG CCACAAAGACATATCTGCAGGATGCCTCTGTAATAGGATCCGGTGACATCATGAATTCCAGTTCAGGCCACATGGAAGAATCCATTCTTCACACACAGATGGAGGAAGACATGAACATGGAACATGAATCATCCCATAGGCTTTGCTGA